GTGAGCAGCCGGTCGAGGAGGTCGATCAGGGCGACCTGGCGGTCGGGCAGGTGCGGGCCGTCGACCGGGGCGAATTCGTTCGGGGTGCTCACGGGAGTTCCGGGCCGGGTTCGGCGGAGCCTGGAGCCGCGGCGAAGGAGTAGGGCGCCCAGGGACCGGTGATGTCGATGCGGACGGCGGGCAGGTCATCGACGGTGTGGGCGAGGGCGTCGCGGAACGCATCCGCGTGCGCCACCGGGACGAGGCAGGAGACGTTCAGGATGTTGTCGCCCGGCCCGGTCGCGAGTTGCCCCTGCTGGACCGGGTGCCGGGTCAGGGCCGTGGCGTGGGAGCCGGCGACGGCCTCGATGCGGGCCGCCGCCGTCCCGGCGGCGCGTCGGGCGTCCTCCTGGGTGAGGCGCCGGGCACGGCGGCCGCGCAGGTAGGCGCGCCCCGGTGTGAGGTCCGGGTCCGCAGGGGGCGGCGGGGGGTCGGCGGCGGGTGCGAGGTAGAGCTTCACCCCCCATTCCTGCTGGTGGGCGATCCGGTCCAGCTGCGCCGCGAGTTCGTCGTGGCGGTCGTCGAGGATCTGCCGCACCCTGCCGTCGTCGAGGTGGACGGTGGCGAGCCGGAGCGGAAGGACGGTCGTCCGGGCGGCGGCGATCTCGACCACGCCGTGGTGGGCGCGCGCGACGGCCTCCAGCCAGTCGAGGTCCTCCAGGTGCCGGCGGAGGGCCTCCTGCCCGAAGTCGTCGGCGCCGACCGGGCTCACCACGGCGGCCACGTCCCGGTTGCCTGCGGCGTGGACCAGGTGGACGGGTGCACGGGCGACGCCTGCGGTCCGGGTCAGCGCCTCGGCCAGGTCCGGGGTGGGGCGGGCGACGGCGTAGGTGTAGCTGAGGGTGGAGGTCACGGCTGCCTCCGGCGGGTCGGACGTGACCGCGCTCCGGCGGCGGCGGACGGCGGCGCCTCAGCGGAGTCGGCGGTGTCCTCACCTGCTCCGGGAGCGATCTCGGCGCCGCGGCGAAGGGAGTCGAGCTCCGCCCGCAGGCGCCTGTTCTCCTCCGCGAGGGACGGACGGCCGTCGGCCCGGGAGGAGAGTGCGGGATCGCGCTCCCACCAGTCGATGCCCATCTCCTTGGCCTTGTCCACCGAGGCGATGAGCAGGCGCAGTTTGATGGTGAGGAGCTCGATGTCGAGGAGGTTGATCTGGATGTCGCCCGCGATGACGATGCCCTTGTCGAGGACCCGTTCGAGGATGTCGGCGAGGTTCGCGGAGGATCCCTGGCTGTAGGCGGGGGCGGAGCGGGAGGGCAGCGCGCCGAGCCGGTCGGCGATGGGGTCGCTCATCGTGTTCGCCTCGCTTTGTGCCTGATCGGTGCCGATGGGTGTGGAGGGACGTGGACGTCGGGTCACGGGCCGCCCGGTCGCCTGCGGGCCTGGATCTCCTCCAGCCGGTCGAGCAGTTCGTCCTCGCGGCGGTCGAACGTCTCCTCGTCGATGCGACCGGCCAGCAGCTCCTGTTCCAGGTCGGCGAGCGCGCGTTCGACGGGACGCGGGTCGTTGTACTCGTCCTCGGCCGCTTCCACGACGCGTTGCAGGATCCACGCGGTGCCGCGGATCGGTGCCAGCGGCAGGGTGAGGAGCTGCGTCACGAGGCCCATGGCGGATGTTCCTCCTCGGCGGATGTCAGACGAAGCTGTAGGGCGGAAGGGGGCCGTGCAACCGGCCGTCGATGTCGTCGCCGAAGTCGGCGAACAGCTTCTTCTCGGCGGCGAGAAAGGCGGCCCGGCGGTCCTCGGCGACGAGGAAGGAGACGTTGAGGAAGTCGGTCCCGGTCGGCGGGGTGGCGAGATCACGGAGGGCGAAGGGCTGCAGGGCCCCCATGATCCCGGCGGCGAGTGCCTCGTGCCGGGCCTGGACCTCTCCGGCGACGAGTTCGCCGAGGGCCAGCGGGAGGTCCGGGCCCTGATCCCCGGCCCTGATCCGGTCGTTGAGCTCGCGTGCCGGCGGGTTGTCACTGAGGATCCGACGCAGGAGTTCGTCCTCGTCCACGGCGGCTTTGAGATGGTACTCGGCGCACCCCTCCAGCTCTTCGAGGCGCTGGAGGTACTCGGCACGGCGGTCGTTGAGGGCGGTGACGACGGTGCCCTCGTCGGGGGCGGTGAGCCCGAAGCGCATCGGCAGGACGGTCCCGTCGTTCATGAGCCGCTCCTGCACGGCCTGGTGGGCCAGCAGGTCACGGCGCTTGGGGCGCAGGCCGTCGGGGGCCTCGCCGACCACCGCCCGGAGCGGCCCGGCCTCGACGGTGCGCAGCGCCGCCGGCGTCACGCCGACGCCCTCGAGCCCGTCCAGGTGCACGGGGTGTCCGGCACCGACGACGGCGTACACGTAGAGGGCCATGTCATTCCTCCCGGCGTCGTGCGGGCCTGCGGGCCGGCCGGGTCCGCCTGGGTTCGGGTTCCGGCTCCTCCTCGTCCTCGTCGCGTCCGAGGTGGAGGGTGTCGGCGACAGCCTCGACAGCGCCGGACAGTGCGCCCTTGCTCTTGCCGCGCGCACCCTTCTCGGTGACCTCGCCGACGATGTCGGTGAGCTGGGTCGGAGCCTTGCGGCCGGCCTCCAGGTCGAGGCGGTTGCAGGCCTCGGCGAACCGCAGGTAGGTGTCGACGCTCGCGACCACGATCCTGATGTCGATCTTGAGTATCTCGATGCCGACCAGGGACACCCGGACGAAGACGTCGATGACCAGGCCACGGTCCAGGATCAGTTCGAGGATGTCGTACAGACTGCCGGTACTCCCGCCTCGGGCCACCCCGGCTGCTGTGCTCTGGGGCACCACGGTCATGTCGTCTCCCTTCGTCGGCGCCCGCCACAACCGGGCGGCACGCTTCCGACGGCCGTTCATCGGCCCGGGCGCTTCACGTCCGACGGTCGATCTGGCCTCGTGTGTATCGGTGGATCCGCTCGTAGGCCACCAGGTCGCCGTGCGCGTCGAGCGACACCCGGTAGCTGGCCAGGACGCTGGTCGTGTCGGGGATCCGCTCCAGTTCCAGCACTTCCACGTCGGCCTGCCAGCCGTCCTCGGTCGGCTTGAGTGCGGACACGGATTCCGGCGTGCGGCCGAGGAGTTCGGCGAGCTGCCCGGCCGCGTGGCGCATGGCCTGGGGTGCCGGGATGCGACGCCCGGAACCGGCTCGGGGCTCATCGCCGCGTGGACGGCGCGCCTTCGCGGAGGCGCGGGGCTCGGCGGGATCCGCGGCGGCCCGTTTGCGCGGCCGCGCCTCGCCTTCGTTGCCTGACGCCATGACCCGGCCTCTCCCCGGATTCGGAGATCGCGTGCTGTGCATACCAAAGGACGCCTTCCACTGACGACGAAATGTATTCCTCGATTCGGTTACGAATCTGATTTTCTGCGCAGACGTATCGGTATTGCGGGGCCCCGGCGGCGGAATGTTCCGGGGTCTGGTTCGCGACGCACCACTCCACCGTGCACCGCACCTGGAGCGGCCGTGGCGGCCGTAGGTGCGTGCTCGCGCGCTCCCGCCGGAACGGGCGCGCGCCGGAAAGGGATGACCCATGAACGACACCACCAAGGCCGCCCTGGCAGCCGCCGTCGCCGGCGGCTACGTGCTGGGGCGGGCCAAGAAGGGGCGCATGGCGTTCGCCGTCGCCACCTACCTCGCCGGCCGCCGGTTCGACCTCGATCCGCGGCGGCTCGCCACCGAGGGTCTCCGCAGACTCGGCGAGATCCCTCAGGTAGCCGAGCTGAACGACCAGGTCAAGGGCGAGCTGCTCGACGCCGGCAAACACGCGCTGGCCAGTGCGGCCGACCGTCGCATCGGAGAATTCGCCGACTCCCTCCGCGAGCGGAGGCTGAACGTCCGCAAGCCGAAGCCGGACGAGGGCCGGGACGAGGACGAGTCGGACGACGACGAGCCGTACGAGGAGGACGAGTACGAGGAGGACGAGTACGAGGAGGACGAACCAGCCGAGGAGGCAGAGGACGAGGAGCCGCACGGCGAGGAGGAGGAGCCGGACGAGGAGGAGGAACCGCAGGCACCCCGCCGACGCCGTCGGACCGCGCCTTCCGCCGAACGCCCGCGCTCCTCGCGTGCCTCGTCCAAGCCTGCCCCGGCCGCGCGCAAGCCCGCCAAGAAGACGGCTGCACCCACAGCCGGGCGGAGCCCGGCCAAAAGCAGCCAGGCCAAGAGCAGCCCGGCCAAGCGCTCGACGGGCCGCGCCACCCCGGCCAAGACCGCCTCCGCCAAGCCCGCCGCGAAGAAGGCCTCCCCGGCCAAGAAGTCGGCCCCCGCCAAGAGGGCTCCCGCGAAGAAGACGGCGGCCCGGAAGACCGCGGCCCAGAAGACCACGACGGCGGCGAAGACCGCGGCCAAGCCGTCCGGGCGCTCCACCCGACGGAGGTAGACCATGGCCGGCACCCAGCAGACCTCGCGCAGCGACACCCCCGGTATCGACCGGTTGCGGCAGGAGGTCGTCGACTTCCTCGGAGCACAGGTGGAGCACCTCGCCGAGAAGGCCGGCGACAAGGTCGCCGACGTCACCGACCAACTCGGCCAGGTCGTCGAGAACGGCGGAGTCCTCCCCAAGGTCGGCGCCCGTGTCCTCCAAGGGGACTCACCGCTCAAGGCCTTCCTCGGCGAGAAGGCGAAGAGCGTCAAGGACAACGTCGTCGACAAGGTCAAGGGCGCGTTCGGCGGCGGTGGTGGCGGCAAGCCCGGACGGAAGTCCGGCAAGAAGCCGATGAACATCATCGAGACCCTCGACGTCGGCGTTCCGCTGCGCACCGCGTACGACCACTGGACGAAGTACGAGGACTTCAGCGGCTTCGCGAAGGGCGTGCAGAGCGTCTCCCAGGGCGATGAGGTCACCACCGACTGGAAGGTCAAGGTCGGGCCGTCCAAGCGCAGCTTCAAGGCCACCGTGCAGGAACAGGTACCGGACGAACGCATCGTGTGGACCTCACAGGGCGCCAAGGGCAGCACCCGCGGCGCCGTGAGCTTCCACGAGATCACCCCACCCTGACCCGCATCGTCCTCGTCGTCGAGTACTACCCCGCGGGATTCTTCGAGAAGACCGGCAACATCTGGCGCGCCCAGGGCCGCCGGCTGCGCCTGGACTTCAAGAACTTCCAGCGCTACGTCTCGCTCAGCAACGACGAGGCCGACGGCTGGCGCGGCGAGATCCGCGACGGCGAGGTCGTCAAGACCCACGAGGAGGCCGTCGAGGAGGAAGAGGCCGCCGAGCAGGACGGCGAGGACGACCAGGACGAGTACGACCTGGACGAGTACGACCTGGAGGGC
The Kitasatospora paranensis genome window above contains:
- a CDS encoding GvpL/GvpF family gas vesicle protein, with amino-acid sequence MTSTLSYTYAVARPTPDLAEALTRTAGVARAPVHLVHAAGNRDVAAVVSPVGADDFGQEALRRHLEDLDWLEAVARAHHGVVEIAAARTTVLPLRLATVHLDDGRVRQILDDRHDELAAQLDRIAHQQEWGVKLYLAPAADPPPPPADPDLTPGRAYLRGRRARRLTQEDARRAAGTAAARIEAVAGSHATALTRHPVQQGQLATGPGDNILNVSCLVPVAHADAFRDALAHTVDDLPAVRIDITGPWAPYSFAAAPGSAEPGPELP
- a CDS encoding gas vesicle protein translates to MSDPIADRLGALPSRSAPAYSQGSSANLADILERVLDKGIVIAGDIQINLLDIELLTIKLRLLIASVDKAKEMGIDWWERDPALSSRADGRPSLAEENRRLRAELDSLRRGAEIAPGAGEDTADSAEAPPSAAAGARSRPTRRRQP
- a CDS encoding gas vesicle protein GvpG — protein: MGLVTQLLTLPLAPIRGTAWILQRVVEAAEDEYNDPRPVERALADLEQELLAGRIDEETFDRREDELLDRLEEIQARRRPGGP
- a CDS encoding GvpL/GvpF family gas vesicle protein, giving the protein MALYVYAVVGAGHPVHLDGLEGVGVTPAALRTVEAGPLRAVVGEAPDGLRPKRRDLLAHQAVQERLMNDGTVLPMRFGLTAPDEGTVVTALNDRRAEYLQRLEELEGCAEYHLKAAVDEDELLRRILSDNPPARELNDRIRAGDQGPDLPLALGELVAGEVQARHEALAAGIMGALQPFALRDLATPPTGTDFLNVSFLVAEDRRAAFLAAEKKLFADFGDDIDGRLHGPLPPYSFV
- a CDS encoding gas vesicle structural protein GvpA, coding for MTVVPQSTAAGVARGGSTGSLYDILELILDRGLVIDVFVRVSLVGIEILKIDIRIVVASVDTYLRFAEACNRLDLEAGRKAPTQLTDIVGEVTEKGARGKSKGALSGAVEAVADTLHLGRDEDEEEPEPEPRRTRPARRPARRREE
- a CDS encoding gas vesicle protein, with the protein product MASGNEGEARPRKRAAADPAEPRASAKARRPRGDEPRAGSGRRIPAPQAMRHAAGQLAELLGRTPESVSALKPTEDGWQADVEVLELERIPDTTSVLASYRVSLDAHGDLVAYERIHRYTRGQIDRRT
- a CDS encoding histone protein, with amino-acid sequence MNDTTKAALAAAVAGGYVLGRAKKGRMAFAVATYLAGRRFDLDPRRLATEGLRRLGEIPQVAELNDQVKGELLDAGKHALASAADRRIGEFADSLRERRLNVRKPKPDEGRDEDESDDDEPYEEDEYEEDEYEEDEPAEEAEDEEPHGEEEEPDEEEEPQAPRRRRRTAPSAERPRSSRASSKPAPAARKPAKKTAAPTAGRSPAKSSQAKSSPAKRSTGRATPAKTASAKPAAKKASPAKKSAPAKRAPAKKTAARKTAAQKTTTAAKTAAKPSGRSTRRR